From Deltaproteobacteria bacterium, the proteins below share one genomic window:
- a CDS encoding DUF2249 domain-containing protein: MSRDDLQILDENTHPFDARGVARRFRHSAIFGALGALQPGETMRFLNDHDPLPLLDQIRGRFGEQVDIRYVRRDPGAIVIDFTIR, from the coding sequence ATGTCTCGAGACGACCTGCAGATCCTCGACGAGAACACCCATCCCTTCGACGCCCGCGGCGTCGCGCGGCGCTTCCGCCATTCGGCGATCTTCGGTGCGCTCGGCGCCCTGCAGCCCGGCGAGACGATGCGCTTCCTGAACGACCACGATCCGCTGCCGCTGCTCGACCAGATCCGCGGCCGCTTCGGCGAGCAGGTGGACATCCGCTACGTGCGCCGCGATCCCGGCGCGATCGTCATCGACTTCACGATCCGCTGA
- a CDS encoding serine hydrolase, with product MGDVEPEIRGACDPAFEPVRSAFRANFTDRGEVGAAVCVIHAGEVVVDLVGGWADEARTRAWTHDTLCDFYSVGKSFLALLLLRSIDAGLVGLDDPVGSLWPEFATRGKAGATLRHVLCHQAGVPAIRERLHDDELFDWGRMTGAIAATEAWFPPGSRHAYHTNTFGHIAGELVHRVTATRPGDALRALAEPLGAEVHFGVPASQQHRCADVIWSPAAPIPSLDADRMATLGGDAAMSALAHLNPPGYSSIGLVNTPRWRALPLGSTSGHGSARGIATIYAALAERDRLVSHDLLREATRPQSTGPCPILRDEATFGLGFTPTTPRRPFGPNPRSFGHFGTGGALGFADPAARIGFGYVMNHVIPRWQSSRNRALVDAVYAERRGGSAPARLSGS from the coding sequence GTGGGTGACGTGGAGCCCGAGATCCGTGGGGCGTGCGACCCCGCCTTCGAGCCGGTCCGGAGCGCCTTCCGGGCCAACTTCACGGATCGCGGCGAGGTCGGCGCCGCGGTCTGCGTGATCCACGCCGGCGAGGTCGTCGTCGATCTCGTCGGCGGCTGGGCCGACGAGGCCCGGACCCGCGCGTGGACCCACGACACGCTCTGCGACTTCTACTCGGTGGGCAAGTCCTTCCTCGCCCTGCTCCTGCTGCGCAGCATCGACGCCGGGCTCGTCGGGCTCGACGACCCGGTCGGCTCGCTGTGGCCCGAGTTCGCGACCCGCGGCAAGGCGGGCGCGACCCTGCGCCACGTCCTGTGCCACCAGGCCGGGGTGCCCGCCATCCGCGAGCGCCTTCACGACGACGAGCTCTTCGACTGGGGCCGGATGACCGGAGCGATCGCCGCCACCGAGGCGTGGTTCCCGCCCGGGAGCCGCCACGCCTACCACACGAACACCTTCGGGCACATCGCGGGCGAGCTGGTCCACCGCGTCACCGCGACCCGTCCCGGCGACGCGCTGCGCGCGCTCGCGGAGCCGCTCGGCGCCGAGGTCCATTTCGGGGTGCCTGCCTCGCAGCAGCATCGCTGCGCGGACGTGATCTGGTCCCCGGCGGCGCCCATCCCCTCCCTCGACGCCGATCGGATGGCCACGCTCGGCGGTGACGCGGCCATGAGCGCGCTCGCCCACCTGAACCCGCCGGGCTACTCCTCCATCGGGCTGGTCAACACACCGCGATGGCGGGCCCTCCCGCTCGGCTCGACGAGCGGACACGGCAGCGCGCGGGGCATCGCCACGATCTACGCCGCCCTCGCCGAGCGCGACCGCCTCGTGTCGCACGACCTCCTCCGCGAGGCCACCCGCCCGCAGTCGACCGGCCCGTGTCCGATCCTGCGCGACGAGGCCACCTTCGGGCTCGGCTTCACCCCGACCACCCCGCGCCGGCCCTTCGGCCCGAACCCGCGCAGCTTCGGGCACTTCGGCACCGGCGGCGCGCTCGGCTTCGCCGACCCCGCGGCCCGGATCGGCTTCGGCTACGTGATGAACCACGTGATCCCGCGCTGGCAGAGCTCCCGCAACCGGGCGCTCGTCGACGCCGTCTACGCGGAGCGGCGCGGCGGATCGGCTCCCGCTCGCCTCAGCGGATCGTGA
- a CDS encoding DUF4336 domain-containing protein — protein MTALAAFAPALYLAEGPTVSFYGFPYPTRMAVARLASGDLWVWSPVALTPALAAAVDALGPVREIVSPNRIHHLFLSDWAARWPQARLHAPPELAARRPDLLFAAELGDAPDPGWAGEIDQAVFRGSRALTEVVFLHRPSRTAIVGDLVQRHAPIGGWRGLAMRLDGLVGERGSTPREWRVTFRRRGPARAARARLLDWQPERLIVAHGACAQRDATAILRRALAWI, from the coding sequence ATGACCGCTCTCGCTGCGTTCGCCCCCGCCCTCTACCTCGCCGAAGGGCCCACGGTCTCCTTCTACGGCTTCCCGTATCCCACGCGGATGGCGGTGGCGCGCCTGGCGAGCGGGGACCTGTGGGTCTGGTCGCCGGTGGCGCTGACGCCGGCTCTCGCCGCCGCCGTGGACGCCCTGGGACCGGTCCGGGAGATCGTGTCGCCGAACAGGATCCACCATCTCTTCCTCTCCGACTGGGCCGCGCGCTGGCCGCAGGCGCGGCTGCACGCGCCGCCCGAGCTGGCCGCGCGCCGCCCCGACCTCCTCTTCGCCGCCGAGCTCGGCGACGCGCCCGACCCGGGCTGGGCCGGCGAGATCGACCAGGCGGTCTTCCGCGGCTCGCGCGCGTTGACGGAGGTCGTCTTCCTGCACCGGCCTTCACGTACGGCGATCGTCGGCGACCTGGTGCAGCGGCACGCGCCGATCGGGGGCTGGCGCGGGCTCGCGATGCGCCTCGACGGCCTGGTCGGCGAGCGCGGGAGCACGCCGCGGGAGTGGCGGGTCACCTTCCGGCGCCGCGGGCCGGCGCGCGCGGCGCGCGCACGGCTGCTCGACTGGCAGCCGGAGCGGCTGATCGTGGCCCACGGAGCGTGCGCGCAGCGCGACGCCACCGCGATCCTGCGCCGGGCGCTCGCCTGGATCTAG
- a CDS encoding Hsp20/alpha crystallin family protein, with protein sequence MAERKRERALETWSPFREFGFGGLGRVFDDLLAERSPAGRWAPALDVTESDGTWVLTMELPGAKREDVSIEVHEDLLTIRGEKKSEREEKDEKRHYVERSYGSFSRSLRLPAQVDAERIKAGFKDGVLTIEVPKTEAQKPKLIDIKSA encoded by the coding sequence ATGGCAGAGCGAAAGCGCGAGCGCGCGCTCGAGACCTGGAGCCCGTTCCGGGAGTTCGGCTTCGGCGGCCTCGGCCGCGTCTTCGACGACCTGCTGGCCGAGCGGTCGCCGGCCGGGCGCTGGGCGCCGGCGCTCGACGTCACCGAGAGCGACGGCACCTGGGTGCTCACGATGGAGCTGCCCGGCGCCAAGCGCGAGGACGTGAGCATCGAGGTGCACGAAGACCTGCTCACGATCCGCGGCGAGAAGAAGAGCGAGCGCGAGGAGAAGGACGAGAAGCGCCACTACGTGGAGCGGAGCTACGGGAGCTTCAGCCGCTCGCTCCGGCTCCCCGCCCAGGTGGACGCCGAGCGGATCAAGGCCGGCTTCAAGGACGGCGTGCTCACGATCGAGGTCCCCAAGACCGAGGCGCAGAAGCCGAAGCTGATCGACATCAAGTCCGCCTGA
- a CDS encoding TetR/AcrR family transcriptional regulator — translation MRERIHWVRRVHQARSAATLQRMLDSAEELISEKGFADVPVAEIARRAGFSVGAVYARFRDKDALLRCLEDRLIQETRATADAALDPARWKGASIAEIAEELIAFLVQIHRERLGILRELLGRAHAEPEAGVQIEQTIAYICERLHALLLERPEEIHHPEPALAARFAGHLVLGALNEAVLFSGPGASGVPRSDAKLARELTRAFLGYLGVREPAVR, via the coding sequence ATGAGGGAGCGGATTCACTGGGTCCGCCGCGTCCACCAGGCGCGGAGCGCCGCCACGCTCCAGCGCATGCTCGACAGCGCCGAGGAGCTGATCAGCGAGAAGGGCTTCGCGGACGTGCCGGTGGCGGAGATCGCGCGGCGGGCGGGCTTCTCGGTCGGCGCGGTCTACGCCCGCTTCCGGGACAAGGACGCGCTCCTCCGCTGCCTCGAGGACCGGCTGATCCAGGAGACCCGCGCCACCGCCGATGCCGCCCTCGATCCGGCGCGCTGGAAGGGCGCCTCGATCGCCGAGATCGCCGAGGAGCTGATCGCCTTCCTGGTGCAGATCCACCGGGAACGGCTCGGCATCCTGCGCGAGCTCCTGGGGCGGGCGCACGCCGAGCCGGAGGCGGGAGTGCAGATCGAGCAGACGATCGCCTACATCTGCGAGCGCCTGCACGCGCTCCTGCTCGAGCGCCCGGAGGAGATCCATCATCCCGAGCCGGCGCTGGCCGCGCGCTTCGCCGGCCACCTGGTGCTCGGCGCGCTGAACGAGGCGGTCCTGTTCTCCGGGCCCGGTGCCTCCGGCGTGCCGCGATCCGACGCGAAGCTGGCCCGCGAGCTGACGCGCGCCTTCCTGGGCTACCTCGGTGTGAGGGAGCCCGCGGTCCGGTGA
- a CDS encoding ferritin-like domain-containing protein encodes MSYYGTNDYSYNSDFSLRVRDMKKGNLDLGWLEQARERVEVRPRDRRRGLEVSDCEVGPYAIDALEDVVRDNRGLAPRGAILPAGYQPDLGPDLNKRTDVWAYRVQRYWEEAVSRQWNVSTDVPWRDMDKYEIPLDIEIAFCQLCTLLAEVEMIATDLPAKWSHHMNSYFQEVKGFIATQCMDEARHTEVFRKRALAGGVGLLRASARSEHALKGILEADSYSEGSVFMHVLGEGFVLTLFRSSEFISPTPVEQRMFQLVMQDEARHVSYGLQHLKYLMDKAPEHRAQINMFLDEAEQLLTGLFNSEQLEAMIVLGGKGTSPECIRRGIEVVGAFQGKQILEYFQRCERAGLPERKERSPLLALQHQMLAALQAAAI; translated from the coding sequence ATGAGCTACTACGGCACCAACGACTACTCCTACAACTCCGACTTCTCGCTCCGCGTCCGTGACATGAAGAAGGGCAACCTCGACCTCGGCTGGCTCGAGCAGGCGCGCGAGCGGGTCGAGGTGCGTCCGCGCGATCGCCGGCGCGGCCTCGAGGTCTCCGACTGCGAGGTGGGCCCCTACGCGATCGACGCGCTCGAGGACGTCGTGCGCGACAACCGCGGCCTGGCGCCGCGGGGCGCGATCCTCCCGGCCGGCTACCAGCCCGACCTCGGACCCGACCTGAACAAGCGGACCGACGTCTGGGCCTACCGCGTCCAGCGCTACTGGGAAGAGGCCGTGAGCCGGCAGTGGAACGTCTCGACCGACGTTCCCTGGCGGGACATGGACAAGTACGAGATCCCGCTCGACATCGAGATCGCCTTCTGCCAGCTCTGCACGCTCCTCGCCGAGGTCGAGATGATCGCGACCGACCTGCCGGCGAAGTGGAGCCACCACATGAACTCCTACTTCCAGGAGGTGAAGGGCTTCATCGCGACGCAGTGCATGGACGAGGCCCGCCACACCGAGGTGTTCCGCAAGCGCGCCCTGGCCGGCGGCGTCGGCCTGCTGCGGGCGAGCGCGCGCAGCGAGCACGCGCTGAAGGGCATCCTCGAGGCCGACAGCTACAGCGAGGGCAGCGTCTTCATGCACGTGCTCGGCGAGGGCTTCGTGCTCACGCTGTTCCGCTCGAGCGAGTTCATCTCGCCCACGCCCGTCGAGCAGCGGATGTTCCAGCTCGTGATGCAGGACGAGGCGCGGCACGTCTCCTACGGCCTGCAGCACCTCAAGTACCTGATGGACAAGGCTCCCGAGCACCGGGCCCAGATCAACATGTTCCTCGACGAGGCCGAGCAGCTCCTCACGGGCCTGTTCAACTCGGAGCAGCTCGAGGCGATGATCGTGCTCGGCGGCAAGGGGACGAGTCCGGAGTGCATCCGGCGCGGGATCGAGGTCGTGGGCGCCTTCCAGGGCAAGCAGATCCTCGAGTACTTCCAGCGCTGCGAGCGCGCGGGCCTTCCCGAGCGCAAGGAGCGCAGCCCGCTGCTCGCGCTCCAGCACCAGATGCTCGCCGCACTCCAGGCCGCCGCCATCTGA
- a CDS encoding oxygenase MpaB family protein has translation MSAMLERWQRSIAAQIEAAGGRHDEREIYAGDAGDPGLAGGPDSVSWQLHGDLGSLVVAGTAAILMEVLHPSVMAGVSAWSSYRSDPLRRARNTLGYVLRTTFGSTPAATRVIESVKRIHAGVEGARPDGVAYRALDPELVAWVHTCIPWAVMTAFDRYHRPLGDDEKNRYLREQATIGRLGGAEWVPETVSELEGYLERMRPLLEPNEQFRGFLDFLAGTSGDVPVGRRERFDRWVGIRASMTLMPEWAQRLTGTHLPEALQRAWLIPTDRLKARLVRWAYPELPCKAMALERALGVAGGRRVAGAA, from the coding sequence ATGTCCGCGATGCTCGAACGCTGGCAGCGCTCGATCGCCGCCCAGATCGAGGCTGCCGGGGGGCGCCACGACGAGCGGGAGATCTACGCGGGCGACGCGGGCGATCCGGGCCTGGCCGGCGGCCCGGACTCGGTGTCGTGGCAGCTCCACGGCGACCTCGGGAGCCTCGTCGTCGCGGGGACGGCGGCGATCCTGATGGAGGTGCTGCACCCGTCGGTGATGGCGGGGGTGTCCGCCTGGTCGTCGTACCGGAGCGATCCGCTGCGCCGCGCACGCAACACGCTCGGCTACGTGCTGCGCACGACCTTCGGCAGCACCCCCGCCGCGACGCGCGTGATCGAGAGCGTGAAGCGGATCCACGCGGGCGTCGAGGGCGCGCGACCCGACGGTGTCGCGTACCGCGCCCTCGATCCCGAGCTGGTCGCGTGGGTGCATACCTGCATCCCGTGGGCGGTGATGACGGCCTTCGACCGCTACCACCGCCCGCTCGGCGACGACGAGAAGAACCGCTACCTGCGCGAGCAGGCCACGATCGGCCGCCTGGGCGGTGCCGAGTGGGTCCCCGAGACCGTGTCGGAGCTCGAGGGCTACCTGGAGCGGATGCGACCCCTCCTGGAGCCGAACGAGCAGTTCCGCGGCTTCCTCGACTTCCTCGCCGGCACGAGCGGCGACGTCCCGGTCGGGCGCCGCGAGCGCTTCGATCGCTGGGTCGGCATCCGCGCTTCGATGACGCTGATGCCCGAGTGGGCGCAGCGGCTCACCGGCACCCACCTGCCCGAGGCGCTCCAGCGTGCGTGGCTGATCCCGACGGACCGCCTGAAGGCACGCCTCGTGCGCTGGGCCTACCCCGAGCTGCCGTGCAAGGCGATGGCGCTCGAGCGCGCGCTCGGCGTCGCGGGCGGGCGCCGCGTCGCCGGCGCCGCCTGA
- a CDS encoding TetR/AcrR family transcriptional regulator, giving the protein MQARSRATFAALVEACTGLLAERGYARTTTNHIAERAGVDIASLYEYFPGKDAIVAQVAERLVDRVLGRLARGAARVMEGGEDRAVRAWIERIHDTVAREKQLVAVFLYQVPYTNQLDPIRTIGQRVLELSQAIRRHAGGFVREDFDDAQLHLLVNLVTSTILQLVFDPPEDVSRRALLDQLVVRAEEWIRG; this is encoded by the coding sequence GTGCAGGCGCGCTCACGCGCGACCTTCGCGGCGCTCGTCGAGGCGTGTACTGGGCTTCTGGCCGAGCGCGGCTACGCGCGTACGACCACCAACCACATCGCCGAACGGGCGGGCGTCGACATCGCGTCGCTCTACGAGTACTTCCCGGGCAAGGACGCGATCGTGGCGCAGGTCGCGGAGCGCCTCGTGGACCGCGTGCTGGGGCGCCTTGCGCGCGGTGCCGCGCGCGTGATGGAGGGCGGCGAGGACCGTGCGGTGCGCGCGTGGATCGAACGGATCCACGACACCGTCGCACGCGAGAAGCAGCTCGTCGCGGTCTTCCTCTACCAGGTTCCCTACACGAACCAGCTCGATCCGATCCGCACCATCGGCCAGCGCGTGCTCGAGCTCTCGCAGGCGATCCGGCGCCACGCGGGCGGCTTCGTGCGCGAGGACTTCGACGACGCGCAGCTCCACCTTCTGGTCAACCTGGTGACCTCGACGATCCTGCAGCTCGTCTTCGACCCACCCGAGGACGTGAGCCGTCGCGCACTGCTCGACCAGCTCGTCGTGCGTGCGGAGGAGTGGATCCGGGGCTGA
- a CDS encoding right-handed parallel beta-helix repeat-containing protein has protein sequence MKRETLAAALSILAASLGTAVGAPPAYAFPGILAEWNARYGAASTSGAAACQLCHTSETGGPSWNGYGWAVNLALDDLACDADANEDVSYAEAFACVELLESDGDPAGVDNGSEIGLGTQPGWTEGPNNTIHDYVIGATPNQLPPADLGPLDPDQDGDGVLDPLDNCLAVPNGPADGPNDQLDADGDGIGNACDGDFDQSERVGIPDFFVLVGCWGRAAGVEGGPAQDPTCSATDMDGSGSTGFEDFLFFLHGFNAPPGPTGAKKGTALWVWPGQSIQAAIDRAPEYAAIHVRPGTYLEGATETNGLSITKSGIRLIGESSGEDRVVLRKAQDQRNGIVVVPPAVTDCMSCHASMGPPFDLLEGVPPGLPDPEPLLYDIEVRGITIEDFRNNGLFTERVDGFRIQDVRSVGNRNYGIFPTLSKNGVITRSYASGADDSGIWVETSTNVQVTHNLVEDNVNGFEVSNSDDVVIARNEMRNNTVGAAILLLPDIFDDRPGAKRIDVRNNWIHDNNRPNTASPGSILAEVPSGLGILYLGVDDSSIRRNRIERNNSVGIAVVDYCLAVALTPFNCFEDPTATDEFELDEAATNIRVTDNVLRDNGLDPDPAHAFAPLAADLSLFSFGAGNCYLRNVFSTFTSVTGDPLPPCP, from the coding sequence ATGAAGCGTGAGACCCTCGCAGCGGCCCTCTCGATCCTCGCGGCCTCGCTCGGGACGGCCGTCGGCGCGCCGCCCGCGTACGCCTTCCCGGGAATCCTCGCCGAATGGAACGCGCGCTACGGCGCGGCCTCGACCTCCGGAGCCGCCGCGTGCCAGCTCTGCCACACGAGCGAGACCGGCGGGCCCTCGTGGAACGGCTATGGCTGGGCGGTGAACCTCGCGCTCGATGACCTGGCCTGCGACGCCGATGCGAACGAGGACGTCTCCTATGCGGAGGCCTTCGCCTGCGTCGAGCTGCTCGAGTCCGACGGCGACCCCGCCGGTGTGGACAACGGCAGCGAGATCGGCCTCGGGACCCAGCCCGGCTGGACCGAGGGCCCGAACAACACGATCCACGACTACGTGATCGGCGCGACGCCGAACCAGCTCCCGCCCGCGGACCTCGGGCCCCTCGACCCGGACCAGGACGGGGACGGCGTGCTCGACCCGCTCGACAACTGCCTGGCGGTCCCGAACGGGCCCGCCGACGGCCCCAACGACCAGCTCGACGCCGACGGGGACGGGATCGGCAACGCCTGCGACGGCGACTTCGACCAGAGCGAGCGCGTCGGCATCCCGGACTTCTTCGTGCTCGTGGGCTGCTGGGGCAGGGCGGCCGGCGTGGAGGGAGGCCCCGCGCAGGATCCCACCTGCAGCGCGACGGACATGGACGGGAGCGGGAGCACGGGCTTCGAGGACTTCCTCTTCTTCCTCCATGGCTTCAACGCCCCGCCCGGCCCCACGGGCGCGAAGAAGGGGACCGCGCTCTGGGTGTGGCCGGGGCAGTCGATCCAGGCGGCGATCGACCGCGCGCCCGAGTACGCCGCGATCCACGTCCGGCCGGGCACCTACCTGGAAGGGGCGACCGAGACCAACGGGCTCAGCATCACGAAGAGCGGGATCCGGCTGATCGGGGAGTCCTCCGGCGAGGACCGCGTGGTCCTGCGCAAGGCCCAGGACCAGCGCAACGGCATCGTCGTCGTGCCTCCGGCGGTGACCGACTGCATGAGCTGCCACGCGAGCATGGGGCCGCCCTTCGACCTCCTGGAGGGGGTCCCGCCGGGCCTGCCCGATCCGGAGCCGCTGCTCTACGACATCGAGGTCCGCGGCATCACGATCGAGGACTTCCGGAACAACGGCCTGTTCACGGAGCGCGTGGACGGCTTCCGGATCCAGGACGTGCGCTCGGTCGGCAACCGCAACTACGGCATCTTCCCGACGCTCTCGAAGAACGGCGTGATCACCCGCAGCTACGCGAGCGGCGCCGACGACAGCGGCATCTGGGTCGAGACCTCGACGAACGTCCAGGTCACGCACAACCTCGTCGAGGACAACGTGAACGGCTTCGAGGTCTCGAACAGCGACGACGTCGTGATCGCCCGCAACGAGATGCGGAACAACACGGTCGGGGCGGCGATCCTCCTGCTCCCCGACATCTTCGACGACCGGCCCGGCGCCAAGCGCATCGACGTCCGCAACAACTGGATCCACGACAACAACCGGCCGAACACCGCGTCGCCCGGCTCGATCCTGGCCGAGGTGCCCTCGGGCCTCGGGATCCTGTATCTCGGCGTCGACGACTCGTCGATCCGGCGCAACCGGATCGAGCGCAACAACTCCGTCGGCATCGCGGTCGTGGACTACTGCCTCGCGGTGGCGTTGACGCCCTTCAACTGCTTCGAGGATCCCACGGCGACCGACGAGTTCGAACTCGACGAGGCGGCGACCAACATCCGCGTGACGGACAACGTCCTGCGCGACAACGGCCTGGATCCGGATCCCGCGCATGCCTTCGCCCCGCTGGCCGCCGATCTCTCCCTGTTCAGCTTCGGGGCGGGGAACTGCTATCTGCGCAACGTCTTCAGCACCTTCACCTCGGTCACGGGGGATCCCCTGCCCCCGTGCCCGTAG
- a CDS encoding TonB-dependent receptor, with amino-acid sequence MQSHLSVAPRPAWAPLLGTLALLLLALPTAAQPDGPGAEAPELPGLVVTAPRPADELTRPLASREADLSARARSRASDAAALLEAVPGAAVVRNGPLTGIAQLRGLSNDRVKVLVDDMQITPACANHMDPPLAYAPVEAIDALRTVAGITPVSLGGDSLAGTIVVESAPPPFAEDDGLHVTARGTASFDGSQGAVRTGGLLGAGDRKLALAYTGSWQHGDDLRFPGGRVSASGYERHDHGLLVGSRRGWGELALDLGLGITDEAGTPSLPMDIVSDESHRAGLRLRRALGGGELAARLYWHEIDHVMDNFSLRPAGAMRMRSPAESQDIGYRIDFTRPLREGHQLRVGSDLHLASFDSEIHDLTMGRRQTGIPDGRRRRVGSFAEWEASWSPRWTTLVGVRNDTVWSNAGDVRELMMPMNPLLAAALRADRDAFDARGHRRSDVDWEATALARLQASDALRLELGAARKQRAPSLLERYQWTPLAANAGLADGRLYVGNLDLEAETAWHLGLAAEWRSERLELRVAPFYTWVEDYIQGSPLADRRDPATGLPVLRYENFDDVRLYGVEASARVSLHEHLQVRGQLGYVRGRNHSSHDDLYRIAPLRGALALDLPWRAFTATAELEWAARQDQVARYNDEPTTDGYGIVNLAVAWQPPGRGVRLAMGLDNLFDVSWAEHTSGLDRVTGSDVALGERLPGAGRFFHAALTATW; translated from the coding sequence ATGCAAAGCCACCTGTCCGTAGCTCCCCGACCCGCGTGGGCCCCGTTGCTCGGGACCCTCGCCCTGCTCCTCCTCGCGCTCCCCACCGCCGCCCAGCCGGACGGCCCCGGAGCGGAGGCGCCCGAGCTGCCCGGCCTGGTCGTGACCGCGCCGCGCCCGGCGGACGAGCTCACGCGGCCGCTCGCGAGCCGCGAGGCCGATCTCTCGGCCCGCGCGCGCAGCCGCGCGAGCGACGCCGCGGCGCTGCTCGAGGCGGTGCCCGGCGCCGCCGTCGTCCGCAACGGCCCGCTCACGGGGATCGCGCAGCTACGCGGGCTCTCGAACGACCGCGTCAAGGTGCTGGTGGACGACATGCAAATCACGCCGGCCTGCGCCAACCACATGGACCCGCCGCTCGCCTACGCGCCCGTCGAGGCGATCGACGCGCTGCGCACGGTCGCCGGCATCACGCCCGTCAGCCTGGGCGGCGACAGCCTCGCGGGCACGATCGTGGTGGAGAGCGCGCCCCCGCCCTTCGCGGAGGACGACGGCCTGCACGTCACCGCCCGGGGGACCGCCAGCTTCGACGGCAGCCAGGGCGCCGTCCGGACCGGAGGCCTGCTCGGGGCCGGCGACCGCAAGCTCGCCCTCGCCTACACGGGCTCCTGGCAGCACGGCGACGACCTGCGCTTCCCGGGCGGGCGCGTGTCGGCGAGCGGCTACGAGCGCCACGACCACGGGCTCCTGGTCGGCTCGCGGCGGGGCTGGGGCGAGCTCGCCCTGGACCTGGGCCTCGGCATCACGGACGAGGCGGGCACGCCGTCGCTTCCGATGGACATCGTGAGCGACGAGAGCCATCGCGCCGGCCTGCGCCTGCGGCGCGCGCTCGGCGGCGGCGAGCTGGCGGCGCGCCTCTACTGGCACGAGATCGACCACGTGATGGACAACTTCTCGCTGCGCCCGGCGGGCGCGATGCGCATGCGCTCCCCCGCCGAGAGCCAGGACATCGGCTACCGGATCGACTTCACGCGCCCGCTCCGCGAGGGCCACCAGCTCCGGGTGGGCAGCGACCTGCACCTCGCCTCCTTCGACTCCGAGATCCACGACCTCACGATGGGCCGCCGGCAGACGGGGATCCCCGACGGCAGGCGGCGCCGCGTCGGCAGCTTCGCGGAGTGGGAGGCAAGCTGGAGCCCGCGCTGGACGACGCTGGTCGGCGTGCGCAACGACACGGTGTGGAGCAACGCCGGGGACGTCCGCGAGCTGATGATGCCGATGAACCCGCTGCTCGCCGCCGCGCTGCGCGCCGACCGCGACGCCTTCGACGCCCGCGGCCACCGGCGCAGCGACGTGGACTGGGAGGCGACCGCCCTGGCCCGCTTGCAGGCGAGCGACGCGCTGCGCCTCGAGCTCGGCGCCGCCCGCAAGCAGCGCGCCCCGAGCCTGCTCGAGCGCTACCAGTGGACGCCGCTGGCCGCCAACGCAGGCCTCGCCGACGGCAGGCTCTACGTCGGCAACCTCGACCTCGAGGCGGAGACCGCCTGGCACCTGGGCCTCGCCGCCGAGTGGCGGAGCGAGCGGCTCGAGCTGCGGGTCGCGCCGTTCTACACCTGGGTCGAGGACTACATCCAGGGCAGCCCGCTCGCGGACCGCCGGGATCCCGCGACCGGCCTGCCCGTGCTCCGCTACGAGAACTTCGACGACGTGCGCCTCTACGGCGTCGAGGCCAGCGCCCGCGTCTCCCTGCACGAGCACCTGCAGGTACGCGGCCAGCTCGGCTACGTGCGCGGCCGCAACCACTCGAGCCACGACGATCTCTACCGGATCGCGCCGCTGCGCGGCGCGCTGGCGCTCGACCTGCCGTGGCGCGCGTTCACCGCGACCGCCGAGCTCGAGTGGGCCGCGCGCCAGGACCAGGTCGCCCGCTACAACGACGAGCCCACGACCGACGGCTACGGGATCGTGAACCTCGCCGTCGCCTGGCAGCCGCCGGGGCGCGGGGTGCGCCTCGCGATGGGCCTCGACAACCTCTTCGACGTCTCCTGGGCGGAGCACACGAGCGGGCTCGACCGGGTGACGGGCTCGGACGTCGCGCTCGGGGAGCGGCTGCCCGGTGCCGGGCGCTTCTTCCACGCGGCGCTGACGGCGACCTGGTGA
- a CDS encoding energy transducer TonB: protein MDVGWPGAAAGEHGARGGAALPRIQQRAAPAYPARARRAGREGRSEIALRIGRDGRVVATRLHRSAGDPSLDEAALAAVRRWRFVPSPPGVDWSATWFLVPIEFRLE, encoded by the coding sequence ATGGACGTCGGATGGCCCGGTGCTGCCGCGGGGGAACACGGGGCGCGCGGAGGAGCCGCCCTCCCCCGCATCCAGCAGCGAGCCGCTCCCGCCTATCCCGCGCGTGCACGCCGCGCCGGCCGCGAGGGGCGCTCCGAGATCGCGCTCCGGATCGGACGCGACGGGCGCGTCGTCGCCACGCGCCTGCACCGCTCGGCCGGCGACCCGTCGCTGGACGAGGCCGCGCTCGCCGCCGTCCGCCGCTGGCGCTTCGTTCCGTCGCCTCCCGGTGTCGACTGGAGCGCCACCTGGTTCCTCGTGCCGATCGAGTTCCGCCTCGAATGA